Sequence from the Verrucomicrobiota bacterium genome:
GGTGGTCACCATGCTTGAACAGGATGGGGCATTGCAAATTGAAAATTGTCAATTGCAAATTGGGGAGCCAAGACGGAAGACAGTAAACAGTGATCAGTCGGGGCTTGAAAGGTGGGACGGATTGAGGCATGAATGGAGTCGTAGCCCGATATTGATGAACGGGAATTCCCTGCCGCATGGGGCGGCCGGGCGTGGCATCCGGGTCGGGCATGAAAAGCGTATGAATCCTGAGATTCGTGAATTTATTGGGCGGTCGGCTTATTGCCAACGCGAAGTGCGCACGCTGGCAGGGATGTTGCCCGCAGACAATGCGGCGCTGGACGCTTTGATTGGAGAGACGGTTGTGACGAGCGATCAACGGGAGTTTCTGTTCCTTGTCATGGCCGCCTTGTCCGCCGGGCGGCCGGTGTCAGCACGGCATCTGGCGCTTGGGACGGTGCTGATCCCCGACCCGTGGACTTTGGGAGGCATCGTCACTCACATGCAGGGGGACATCGCCACACCACTGGTGGAGGCGGTGCGGAATGTGTTTTTACCGCCGAATATCGTGGCGAATGCGTTGTTCCTGGCGGCACACTGGCATGAGGAGCACAGCGGTGGAAAGCTGCCAGGGCCGCTGATCGGGGCGGCGCGCGTAGCGGTGCGGAACAAGACCAACGGGCAGGCGGACTGGGCACTGCTGCACGCGGTGGCATTGATCAGTGGGGATGAGGGACTGTACACGCTGGTTTTGGAAAATCGGGGTTTGAAGAAAGGTGACGCAACGCTGGAGGAATGGAATAAGGGGGTGAAAAAGCTGGGGGACAATACGCTCGATATCTGGCGCAGAGATCCGATCGGGCTGGTGCCGGAAAAGCATCAAGCGGAACTGGCGACCGCAAATACCATGCGGCGGGCGGTGTCGCGCATTGGCCGGAATGAACCCTGCCCCTGCGGGAGCGGGAAAAAGTACAAGCACTGCTGCATTGAAAAGGATCAGGAGCGCCTGCGGCACTCCACGGAAATCGCGGGGATGACCGAGGCGGAATTACACGCGAACCCGGAGCCGTTTTTAACGGCGGTCAGGATTGAACAATACCAAGGTCACGAAGTGGCCCGTTTCGACCCGCGCAAGATTGCGCCCGGCCTGCACGTTGATTTTCTGGCCAAGCTCTGCCGCTGCAAGTTGCTTGATGCCGTCGTGGAAGCGATGGAGAAACTTGGCTACCGCGATGAGCTCAAAGAGCCGTGGGAGCAGATTTCATTACGCGTGGCACGCGCGGGACGGAAGGACCTCGTGGAGCGGATGATGAAGTTGAATCCGGAAGGCGGGACGAAAACCCATGACGGCCACCTGCTGCTCATGATGGCAGAAGCCGACCCTGTGGCGCTGAACAATCATCTCATGGAGTCAGTCCAGCGAATGCTGGCCGATGACGAAGTCAAGGAACTTTCCAACTTTGCCTGGGCACTGCTTCAGTCGAGGCTCTGTCCACTGGGCATCCTGGTGGCGCGGAGCCTGATTCCCATTCTTCCCCAGCAGGATGCCGCCCGGCTGTTGACCGATATTTTGGTGGCGCGCGATTTATTGCTGCTACCACCGGACGAGCCGTTCAGCGACATCATGGACAAACGGTTTCTGGACCAGCGCCCGGATGAGGGCAAGGATGCCGAGGCATTGCGTGAAGCGCTACGGAAGCTCGACGCAAAGGTGCAGGAGGTGCAGCGGTACAAAGAATCTGTTCAGCGCCTGCAAAAGGAGGTGGCGCGCCGCGAGCAACTGGCAACGACTTCCGCCACGACGGTGATCGCGCCCAAAGCACCCGTGGACGCCAAGGCGCTGGAAGAATTGCGCCAGAAGGTGCAAACGCTCAAGTCATCACTCAAGGAGCGGCACCAGGAGCGGAATACATTACGGCAGGAATTGCAAAAAGCGCATACCGACTTGGATTCGTTACGCCAGAAAGCGGCAGCACCGGTTCCCGCTGGGAACGGGCCGGAAACGGATCGCGAAGAGGATTGGTTACTGCCGCAGGACGCGCCGGAAAACCAGCCGGTGCGGGTCATCGAGTTTCCGCGCAATTTTCAGGATTCATTGGCAAGTTTGCCACGCTCAGTCGCGCGGGGAACGTTGACGATGCTGGGTCGGCTGGCGGCGGGCGAGCCGGCGGCATTTGTGGGCGCGGTGCGACTCAAGGCGTGCCCGGGCATCATGCGGCATCGAATCGGGATTGATTTCCGGCTGTTGTTCCGGCTGCTGCCGGATCGGGTGCAGGTGGTGGATTTGATTCCCCGGCAGGATTTGGAGCGAAAGATCAAGACGCTGGTGTGATACGGAAAATCCGATTTTGCAGAAAGATGGAAAAAGGGACATGGCAGAAAAATTAGCTGGCAAAAATATTAGGACAGGATGGACAGGATGAACAGGATGGGGATTGCAAATTGTAAATTTCAAATTGGTGAGCCGAGACAGGCTGGAGGCGGGAGAACCAATGAGCACCGAAGGCCCGATTTTGCAGAAAAATGAAGACCGGGAATTTTAACCACGGATGACACGGATGGCACGGATAAGACCGAAGCGCGACATCCGAAAGAACTTTTGCAGGAAGATGGGGGAACCGGACATGGCAGAAAAATTAGCTGGCAAAAATATTAGGACAGGATGGACAGGATGAACAGGATGGGGATTGCAAATTGTAAATTTCAAATTGGGGAGCCGAGACAGGCTGGAGGCGGTAGAACCAACGAGCACCGGAGGCCCGATTTTGCAGAAAAATGAAGACCGGGAAATTTTAACCACGGATGACACGGATGGCACGGATAAGACGGAAGCGCGACATCCGAAAGAACTTTTGCAGGAAAATGGGGGAATCGGACATGGCAGAAAGATTAGCTGGCAAAAATATGGGGAACAGAGACGGAAGACAGTAAACAGTGATCAGTTATCAGTAAACAGTGAGCCGAGAGGATGGGACTGATGGGACGCAGGGGAGCTATGGGCGCGTGGTCACCGTGCTTGAACAGGATGGGGCATTGCAAATTGAAAATTGTAAATTTCAAATTGGGGAGGCAAATACGGAAGACAGTAAACAGTAATCAGTCGGGGCTTGAAAGGTAGGGTGGTTTGTGGCACGAATTGAAGCGTAGCCCGATATTGATGAACGGGAGTTCCCTGCCGCATGGGGCGGCTGGACGTAGCATCCGGGTCGGGTCGGAAAAGAGTATGAATCCTGAGATTCGTGAATTTATTGGGCGGTCGGATTATTGCCAAGGCGAAGTGCGCACGCTGGCAGGGATGTTGCCTGCGGACGATGCGGCGCTGGCGGCCAGACGCGTTTGAGGCCGCCAAGCGCGAGGCCGCCAACCTGCCACCCACTCTGAAAGTGCCGGTGAGTGCCGCGCGCATCGGCCCGCTGGCAATTGCGACAAACGCTGGAGAACTCTTCGTGGAGTGGGGGCTGTCCATAAAGAAGCGCTCGCCCTTTCCCCACACCATCGTGAGCGAACTCACCAACGACTGGGTCGGTTATGAACCCACAGCACAAGCCTTCGAGCACGAGGGGTACGAGACTCTAGCTGGCGTGGATTTTGTGTCACTTCAGGGAATCCAAATGCTGGTGGATACGTCGGTTGAGCTGCTGCAGCAACTGGCGGCCGAGGATCGCCAATGAGCGCGACCCAATGGCAGAACCGCCCTGCGTCAAGTCGGGGGTGGCGGTAACGTCCCCCAAAAACAAATGCTTATGAGTTCAACTTAGAAAAAGCAGTTTAACCACGGATGGACACGGATAAACACGGATTAAGAGGCCGTTACAAATGCCAAGGTGTTCGCCAAACGAGGGAACTGATCGTCGGGTTTTGAATCCGTGTTCATCGGTGTTTATCCGTGATTCTGTAGGGCAACTGCCGTTTTTAGGATGAATGATGAATCCGCGCAGTGGAAAAACCTCGCTTGCATAGCAAACTGAAAGGAGTAAATTGCCGCCATGAGCAGGACGGAAATTCTCGAAGAACTGCGCCGGATGCCTGAACCGGAGCGACGCGAACTCGTTGAAACCAGCGAAATGGAATTTGGTGATTTCGACGACACGCTCGCGCCGGAGCAAATCGCCGAACTTGACCGTCGTGCAGAAGACGCTTTGAAAAACCCCGGACGCGGCATCCCGTGGGAACAACTGCGGGACGAAACTCTGGCCAAATACAAGAAATGAGTTTTCGGGTCATCCATGATTCCGAAGCCGTGTTTGATTGAGGAGGCGGTGGCTTGGTATGTCGGTGTTGATGGCCAGGACTTTCTCGGGCTGCCCTTGCTCCTCCCGCAGCAAGGTCCAACGGCATAGGCTGACCAACGACTGTTCTGCCTTGTTGAGCTGCTTTAGTTCACCCGTCCAGGCGCCCTCTTTCAACAGCGCGGCGTGGGCCAGCTCAAACGCCGCCAACTCCATGATCACAAGGTCGGTGAACTTGCGGCCCAGCGCCTCCGCGCTGGTCCAACCGTAAAGCCGCTCGGCGCCCCGGTTCCAGTACCGTACCGTGTGGTCGAGCGCGCAGACGTAGATGGCGTCGTTGGTCGCGTCCAGCAGCGCCGCCTGTTTGCGAATCTGTTCCTCCGCCTGCTTGCGCTTGGTGATGTCGCGGAAGTTCCAAACGCGGCCGTAGTAGTGACCGTCCGCGCCGACCATCGGCGCCGAGTAGCGGTCGAACACCCGGCCGTCCTTGAGGATGAGTTCCTCCCGGCTGGTGTCCTGCTGATGCGCGTTGAGGTAGCGGACGCGTTCGAGAAACGCCGGGGGATCGGCCAGCTTGGTCGTCACAAACTGCAACACGGGTTTGTCATCTTTCAGTGCGACCAACTCCGGCGGGACTGCCCACAGTTCGATAAAACGGCGGTTGTACGACACGATCTTGTCGTCCGCATTGACCACGAGGATGCCATCAATCGAGGTTTCCTGTTGGGTGGCCAGCATGGCATTGCTGAATTTCAGATCCTCATCGGCCAGCTTGTGCGCGCGCCGATCAACGGCCTCGCGCAATTCCCGTTCGACGACGGGGCCTAACCGCGCCAGCTTGTCCTTCATGACATAGTTGCTCGCGCCGGCTTTCATGGCGGCGACGGCGTTGTCTTCGCCGAGGGTCCCGGAGACGAGGATGAACGGGATGTCCAGCCCGCGCTCCCGCAACAACTCCAACGCCTGCAAGCCATCGAATAGCGGCAGGCTGTAATCGGCCAGGACGATCTCCCAGCCTTGATTGAGTTCAGCCAGGAAATCCGCCTTGGTCTCGACCCGCTTCCACTCCGGCTCGTAGCCGCCGTGTTTCAGCTCATGCAGGACCAATTCCGCGTCGGCGGGGAGGTCTTCCAGAATCAGGACTTTGAGTTTCGTTGACATCGGTTTATCGCTCCTTTCTCAGAGGATGGGCGGCTGGTTCAGCAGCAGCCAGTAATAGCCCACCTGGCGCACGGACTCGCTGAACTGGTCGAAGTCCATGGGCTTTACAATGTAGCTGTTGACCCCCAGCTTGTAGCTTTCGATCACGTCGCGCTCCTCCCGCGAGGAGGTCATGATCACCACCGGCAACAACCGCATCCGCGCGTCACCGCGGATTTGCCGGAGCACTTCCATACCGTCCACCTTCGGCAACTTTAAATCGAGCAGGACCACTTTGGGCGGGTGGTTGGGACTCCGGCTTGCATACGCGCCCCGGCAGAAGAGGAAGTCGAGTGCCTCCGCGCCGTCGCGGACCACGTGGATGTTGTTGGCGAGGCGATTTTTCTTCAGCGTGTGCAGGGTTAACTCGACGTCGCTGGGGTTGTCTTCCACCAGCAGGATTTCGACTTCGTTTTCGGTTTTCATGGTTTGCGAGGTTCGGGGTTCAGCGTAAAATAAAAGGTCGCGCCGTGATCCACTTCGCCTTCGGCCCAGACGCGCCCGCCGTGGCGGTGGACCATCCGTTGCACGATGGCCAGGCCAATGCCGGTGCCTTCATACTCTTCCGCCCGGTGCAAGCGTTGGAACACGCCAAACAGTTTGTGGACATAGCGCATGTCAAAACCCGCGCCGTTATCGCGCACAAAGAAGACCGCCTCGCCGGCCTGGCAGCGGCATCCGATTTCAATGATCGCCGGATCGCGTTGGCGGGTGAATTTCAGCGCGTTGGAGATCAGGTTGACGAACACCTGTTTGAGCAATCCACGGTCGCCCCGGCAGGTGGGCAGCTCGCCCACTGTGATCGTGACGTGCCGCCCCGCCTGCTCGCCGCGCAGGAGTTCGAGCGCCGCTTGCACCAGCTCCGCCGGCGCAATGGTCTCGGCGGTCATCGCCTGCCGGTTGAGCCGCGATAGCGCCAGCAGATCGTCCACCAGATGGCCCATTTGCAGCGTGTTCGAGCGGATCAAGCCAAGGTAGCGTTGCGCTTCAGCCGGCAGTTGGGGCGCGTATTCATCCACCAGGATGCGCGAAAAACCGTCCACGGCCCGCAAGGGCGCGCGCAAATCATGCGAGACGGAATAACTGAACGCCTCCAGTTCTTTGTTGGCCGTTTGCAGTTCGGCGGTGCGGTCCTGGACGCGTTGCTCCAGTCCGGCATTGAGCCGGTGGACTTCCGCCTCGGCCCGCTTGCGCTCGGAGATGTCACGGATGTTACACTGGATCACCCGGCGGTGGTTCACCACATAGACGTTGCTGACGAATTCGACCTCGATCCGTCGGCCGTCAGCGGTTTCCAACGGTTTATCTTCGTAACGGATATATTCCTTTTGCTGGAGTTCCGCAAAGTTGTCCTGGTTGGCGACGATGTCTTTGAAGAAGCCCAGTTCCCAGATTTTCTTGCCGAGAAATACCTCGTGCGAAAAACCCAACATCTCGATCAAGAATGGATTCACATCCACAATCATCCCGGTCTCGGCATCCAGAATCAAGATGCCGTCGCGCGCCGCCTCGAACAACCGGCGATAGCGGACCTCCGAAGCGCGTAACGCCTCCGCGCTCCGTTTGCGCTCGGAGATGTCGCGGATATTGCACTGGATGACCTTGTGGTGATTTACCAGATAGACGTTGCTGACGAATTCGACCTCGATGCGCCGGCCGTCTTCGGTTTGCAACGGTTTGTCTTCGTAACGGACGTATTCCTTTTGTTGGAGTTCCGCGAAGTTGGCCTGGTTGGCGACGATGTCCTTGAAAAAGCCCAGTTCCCAGATTTTTTTACCCAGGAATTCCGCGTGTGAGAAGCCCAGCAGCTTGATCAAGAACGGATTCACATCCACGACCATCCCGGTGACGGCATCCAGGATCAAAATGCCGTCTTTGGCCGACTCGAAGAGCCGGCGATAGCGGACCTCCGAGGTGCGTAGCGCCTCCGCCGTCCGCTGGCGCTCCGTGACGCCGAGATTATGCCCCTCTTCAGCCGGAGGAATTTCGTTGCTTGTCATGGCATTGAACCATAACGAGTAAACGGGCGGATCGCTATGGGGTGTTTACCCCATGGCAAAGAGTCGTCGAAAGGGAAGTAGGGTTACACCCCATAGCGAAGGGCCAGTCGCCAGCGTACCCTGTTGGTGGCGTTAAAACCAACCGCGCCAATACAAAATAGAAAAGAACAAAATGAAAAAAAACAACCTGCTCGCGCTACTCGTAGCCTCGAGCGTCCTGTTAGTCAACCCGGCGTCCCTGCGCGCCTCCGACACCGATGACCGCATTGAGTCCTCGTTCGGAAAAACCCATGTGTACAAAACGTACCTCAAGCATGATTCGATCAAGGCCGAGTCCAAGGACGGAGTCGTCACCCTGACCGGAACGGTCGCCAAGGATTCCCATAAAACCCTGGCCGAAGACACCGTGGCAGGCTTGCCCGGCGTCACCAGTGTGGAAAATCGTCTGAAGGTCAAAGGCGAATGCCCAGCGGAACACTCGGACGGCTGGCTCGGCCTCAAAGTGGAAACCGCGCTCCTATTCCATCGCAACGTGAGCACCACGAAGACCGATGTGGATGTGAAAGACGGCGTCGCCACCTTGACCGGCGAAGCCACCAGCGAAGCGCAAAAGGAACTGACCGGCGAATATGCCAAGGATGTCGAGGGTATCAAAGAGGTGAAAAACAAGATGACGGTGGTGGCGTCCCCGGCCAAACCGGCTGAGACAATCGGCGAGAAGATTGACGACGCCTCGATCACGGCACAGGTCAAATCCTCATTGGTGGCGCATCATTCCACGAGCGCGATGAAAACCAAGGTCACGACGACGGATGGCGTGGTCACGGTGAGCGGTGTCGCCAAAAATGACGCCGAAAAGAGCTTGGTCACCAAGCTTGTCACGGACATTGACGGCGTGACTAACGTGATTAACAACATGACCATCGCGGTACCGGTGGCCAGCAACTGAACTGGCGGATTGCGGTTGCTGGCGCGCTAGCACCAGCAACCACAATCGCCCAAACCAACAAACCAACAAACTGGAGAAATACCATGAATCCCAAGACCATTATTGCCGTCATCCTGGTGACGCTCGGCATTGTGGTGCTCGCTTATTCGGGCATCACCTTCAAGACTCCGGGGAAACCGATTGAGTTCCTCGGTATGCATGTGGAAACCACCCACAGCCACTTTATCCCGCCGGTCGTCGGCGCCTTGGCGCTCGTTGGCGGGATCGTGTTGCTGGTGGTGAAACCCCGGCAGATCTAGCCCGCCCGGCACCTTAACGGTTGCCACCGCCTTACCTCGGCGGCCAGGTTAAACCATACCCTGGCTCAGTGGTGTACTGCGGTGGAGCGATGAACATGCGGAACCCCATACAAATGGCAGCGCGACAGTTGCGGGATTGGATGGCGCAGCAGGCGCGTCCGCATCCCGTCGCGAGCGACCCGCCATTGCGGGCGGAGTTGTTCAGCCTCGAACAACTGGGACGTCATGCCCAGGCGCTGGCGGCGCAGCATCAGGTCGTCCTGCGGCGCGGCTCCCATACCCTGCTGGCCCGGCTGGACCAAAACGAGCAGATCCTTAAAAACTACAACCGCTCGACCTACGCCGCCGATCAAACCCGGCGCGTCACCCACGCCGCCGAGTGGCTGCTGGATAACTTCTACCTGATCGAAGAGCAGATTCAAATGGCCCGGCGGCATCTCCCCCTGGGCTATAGCCGGGAGCTGTCCCGCCTCCTGACCGGCCCTTCCGCCGGCCTTCCCCGCGTGTATGACTTGGTGCTCGAGTTAATTTCGCACGTGGACGCGCAGATTGACGCCGAATCGTTGCGCGCCTTCGTCGCGGCTTACCAAACGGTGTCCGCCTTGAAAATGGGCGAGCTGTGGGCGGTGCCGATTATGCTGCGGCTGGCGCTGATTGAGAATCTGCGCCGGGTCACCGCCCGCCTGGTGGTCGCCCGGCATGATCGCGACCTCGCGGACTTGTGGGTGAACCGCTTGCAGGACATGGCGGAGAAGCATCCGTCGCACCTCGTCGTCGTGGTGGCGGATATGGCGAAGGCGGAACTGTCCCTGTCCAGCGCATTCGTCGCGGAGTTCTGCCAGCGCTTATCCCGCCAAAACCCGGTGGTCCACCTGGCGCGGAGCTGGCTCGAACAGCGGCTCACGGAGCAAGGGCTGTCCATCGAGGCGCTCGTGCATCAGGAGAGCCAGAACCAGGCGGCCGACCAAGTGTCCATCAGCCACACCATTATCAGCCTGCGCTTCCTCGGCGCCCTGGATTGGCGGGATTTTGTGGAGGAGCTGAGCGTGGTGGAGCAGACGTTGCGCACGGATCCGGCGCGGGTTTATGGCACGATGGATTTTGCCACACGCGATCGCTACCGTCATGCAGTGGAGGCCCTCGCCCGGCATAGCCATATATCCGAGACCGACGTCGCGCGTCGTGCCATCGGATTCGCCGAGGACGCCGCGCGGGAGCACGGGCGCGCGGCGCGCACCGCCCACGTGGGCTACTACCTGATTGACAAAGGGCAGGCACCCTTGGAGCGCGCCATCGTCGTGCGCTGGCCGTGGCGGACTGGCCTTGAACGTGGGGTGCGCCGGTTCCCGATGGTCGTCTATGCCGGCGGCATCAGCCTGCTGACCGCGCTCGGGACGTTCGGGTTGGTGCAGCAGGCCCTGGCTCTGGAGGTCGCGGGCTGGCGGCTCATTTTCTTCATCCCCATCTTCCTGCTGTGCGCCAGCCAACTGGCAGTCGCGCTGCTCAATTGGCTATCCACGCTGCTCGTGCTGCCCCACCTGCTCCCCCGCCTGGATTACTCCGCCGGCATCGCGCCCGAATGCCGCACCATGGTGGCCGTGCCCACCCTGCTGACCAGTGCCAGCGGCATTGCCCAGCTCATTGAAACCATCGAGATTCATTACCTGGCGAACCGGGATTCAAACCTGTTCTTCGCGCTGCTGACGGATTTCCGCGATGCGCCGGCGGAGAGCATGCCGGAAGACGGGGCGCTGCTGCAGCGGGTGCAGGCCGGCATCGAACTGCTGAACCAAAAATACCAATCCGACCGACCCGGCATCTTCTTTCTGTTCCACCGGCCGCGCCGCTGGAACGCGGTGGAAAACCTTTGGATGGGTTATGAACGCAAGCGGGGCAAGCTGACGGAGTTCAATGCGGTGCTGCGTGGCGGAGCGCGAGACTGCTTTTCGGTGATCATTGGTGATCCGGCACTCTTTCCGGGCATTAAATTTGTCATCACGCTGGACACGGATACCCAACTGCCGCGCGAGGCCGCCCGTCAGTTGGTGGGGACGATTGCCCATCCGCTGAACCGGCCCCAGTTCGATGCGGTGCGCGGGATTGTCACCGAGGGCTACAGCATTTTGCAGCCGCGCGTGGGCGTGAGCCTGCCCAGCGCCGGTCGCTCCTGGTTTGTGAAACTGTTTGCGGGCGACGTCGGCATTGACCCCTACACGCGGGCGGTTTCGGACGTCTATCAGGATCTGTTCCAGGAAGGCTCCTTCATCGGGAAAGGAATTTACGATGTGGACGCGTTCCAGCAAGCCTTGCGGGGCCGCTTTCCGGAAAACGCGGTGCTGAGTCACGATTTGATCGAAGCGTGCCATGCCCGCTCGGCGCTCGTCAGCGATGTGGAGTTTTACGAGGAATATCCCGCGCGCTACAACACCGACATCAACCGGCGGCACCGTTGGATTCGCGGCGACTGGCAGATTGCCCAGTGGCTGTTGCCCCGGGTTCCGGGGCCGGATGCCCGGCGCATCGCCAACCCGCTCTCCGGCCTGTCGCAATGGAAGATTTTCGACAACCTGCGGCGCAGCCTGATCCCGGCGGCGCTGATGCTTTTATTGCTCGGCAACTGGATGTTGCTGCCGGAACTGGGCGGCATCGGGCCGCTGCTGGTGCTGGTGATCGTTGGGCTGCCCGGCGTGTTATCGTCGGTCATCGAAGTGTTTCGCAAGCCGGAGGAACTGCCGCTGCGGCTGCATCTGCGGGGCATGGTCGGATCGTGCGGCCGCCAGCTCGGTCAGGCATTGCTCACCTTCGCGTTTTTACCGTACGACGCGTTTATCAGCCTGGATGCCATCGGGCGGACGCTGCTGCGGTTGTTCATCACCCGCAAACGCCTCCTGGAATGGCAAACGGCCGGCGATTCTGAACGCGCGGCCGGCGCGGATCTGAAGGCGTTTTGTGTGACCATGTGGATCGCACCGGCCGTCGCGCTGGCGAGCGGGTGTTTCCTGGCCGTAATGCAGCCCGGCCAGTTGCTGCTGGCGGCGCCCATCCTGGTTCTTTGGCTGAGCGCGCCGTGGATCGCCTGGCGGATCAGCCAGCCGATCACCCCGCTGGTGCCTGTGCTGAAGGCCGAACAATGGGCGTTCCTCGGCCAGACCGCGCGCAAGACCTGGCGTTTTTTTGAAACCTTTGTCTCCGCCCGGGAAAACTGGCTGCCGCCGGACAACTATCAGGAAGAGCCGGGGCCGGTCATTGCCACGCGCACTTCGCCCACGAACATGGGGCTGGCGTTGCTGGCCAACCTGGCGGCCTGCGACTTCGGCTATCTGCCGGTCAGCCAACTGCTGTTGCGCACCCGGAACACCTTCGCCTCCATGCAGCGCCTGGAGCGGTACCGAGGCCATTTCTATAACTGGTATGAGACGCGCCAACTCAAGCCGCTGCTCCCGCTCTACATCTCCAGTGTGGACAGCGGCAATCTCGCGGGGCATCTGCTGACCCTCGGCGCCGGCTTGGGAGAACTCCCTGGCCAGCCCATTCTCCCGTCCCGGCTTTTTCCCGGCCTGCGCGACACCGTGTCCATTCTGCGCGAACTGGATGGCAAAAATCCCGCGCTGAAAAGTCTGGACGCCGAGTTGGCGGACGCGCCGGCCACGCTCAGCGCCGGGTTTGCGTTGCTGCGCCGGGTGTCGGACCAGGCTACCCGGATGGCCGCCGCCCTGAGCCCCGAAGCGGGAGACGAATTGCAATGGTGGGCCCAGGCCCTGGCGCGGGATTGCCGGGAGCATTTGGAGGATTTGACCTTCCTGGCGCCGTGGCTGGCTTCGCATTGCGGAATGCGGAATGCGGAATGCGGAACTAACAGGCAACACCTCACGCCGCCGCCTGGCAGTCTCGAGGAAAAGCTCGCCGGGCTCAACCAGCACCCCACGTTGCGCGAGGTGGCGGAGTTGGACCGCACATTGAGTCCCTTGATCGAAGCGGCGCTGCAAGAGAGCGCCGGGGGCGTTTCCCCCTCTCCCGATGAGGCGAGCGCCCGGCTCGCGGAATGGTTGCGCTGTTTGCGCGAAGGCGGCGACCATGCCCGCCAGCGCCTGCTCGCGTTAACGGCCTTGGTCAAGCAATGCGGTGAGTTGGCGGCGATGGATTTCACCTTTTTGTTCGATCCGGTGCGGGATTTGTTTGCCATCGGATACAACGTCACCGAACGCCGACTCGACCCGGGTTTTTATGATCTGTTGGCTTCCGAGGCGCGGCTGTGCAGTTACGTCGCCATCGCCCAGGGACAGGTGGCGCAAAAGCACTGGTTCTCGCTGGGCCGGCTGTTGGTCGCGGCACGGGGCGAGCCGGTGCTGGTCTCCTGGGGCGGGTCGCTGTTTGAATACCTGATGCCGCTGCTGGTCATGCCCAACTACGAAAACACGTTGCTCGATCAATCGTATCAGGGGGCCGTGGCGCAACAAATCGCGTATGGTCGGCTGCACGGTGTGCCGTGGGGTGTTTCCGAATCCGGCTACAATCGGACAGACGTGGAACTGAACTATCAATATCGCGCTTTTGGAGTGCCGGGACTGGGTTTGAAGCGCGGCTTGGGGGAGGATCTGGTCATCGCGCCGTATGCTTCCCTGATGGCGCTGATGGTTGCGCCCCGGGAAGCGTGCGAAAACCTGGAACGCCTGGCCGCCGAGGGGCGCGCGGGCGCGTATGGTTTTTACGAGGCGGTGGATTACACCCCGGCGCGTCTGCCGCCCGGCCAGACCAGTGTCACCATCTGATCGTTCATGGCGCATCACCAGGGGATGGGGCTGCTGGCGCTGGCGGATGTGTTGCTCAATCATCCCCTGCAACGATGTTTCCTGGCGTGTCCATTTTTCAAAGCGGCCGAATTATTATTGCAGGAACGCGTGCCGCATACCGCTGCCCAGGTGCTTTCCGAAGCGGTGGGCTTGGGGGGATCGCGGAAGCTGGCTGGCGAAGGCGAAAGCAGCATGCGCATCTTTACCAATCCCGTCTTGCACGCACCCGAGGTGCATCTGCTGTCCAACGGCCGGTATCATGCGGTGGTCAGCAACGCGGGGGGCGGCTACAGCCGCTGGCGCGACCTGGCGGTGACCCGCTGGCACGAGGATGCCACGCGCGATTGCTGGGGGACGTTCATCTATTTGCGCGACGTGGATACGGGGGAATTTTGGTCGGCGGCGTATCAGCCCACCTTGCGCGCCATGAAGGGCAGCGAAGCGATCTTCACCCAGGCGCGTGCCGAATTCCGTCATCACCATGCCGGCCTGGAAATC
This genomic interval carries:
- a CDS encoding PAS domain S-box protein; amino-acid sequence: MSTKLKVLILEDLPADAELVLHELKHGGYEPEWKRVETKADFLAELNQGWEIVLADYSLPLFDGLQALELLRERGLDIPFILVSGTLGEDNAVAAMKAGASNYVMKDKLARLGPVVERELREAVDRRAHKLADEDLKFSNAMLATQQETSIDGILVVNADDKIVSYNRRFIELWAVPPELVALKDDKPVLQFVTTKLADPPAFLERVRYLNAHQQDTSREELILKDGRVFDRYSAPMVGADGHYYGRVWNFRDITKRKQAEEQIRKQAALLDATNDAIYVCALDHTVRYWNRGAERLYGWTSAEALGRKFTDLVIMELAAFELAHAALLKEGAWTGELKQLNKAEQSLVSLCRWTLLREEQGQPEKVLAINTDIPSHRLLNQTRLRNHG
- a CDS encoding PAS domain S-box protein; the encoded protein is MTSNEIPPAEEGHNLGVTERQRTAEALRTSEVRYRRLFESAKDGILILDAVTGMVVDVNPFLIKLLGFSHAEFLGKKIWELGFFKDIVANQANFAELQQKEYVRYEDKPLQTEDGRRIEVEFVSNVYLVNHHKVIQCNIRDISERKRSAEALRASEVRYRRLFEAARDGILILDAETGMIVDVNPFLIEMLGFSHEVFLGKKIWELGFFKDIVANQDNFAELQQKEYIRYEDKPLETADGRRIEVEFVSNVYVVNHRRVIQCNIRDISERKRAEAEVHRLNAGLEQRVQDRTAELQTANKELEAFSYSVSHDLRAPLRAVDGFSRILVDEYAPQLPAEAQRYLGLIRSNTLQMGHLVDDLLALSRLNRQAMTAETIAPAELVQAALELLRGEQAGRHVTITVGELPTCRGDRGLLKQVFVNLISNALKFTRQRDPAIIEIGCRCQAGEAVFFVRDNGAGFDMRYVHKLFGVFQRLHRAEEYEGTGIGLAIVQRMVHRHGGRVWAEGEVDHGATFYFTLNPEPRKP
- a CDS encoding SEC-C metal-binding domain-containing protein, whose amino-acid sequence is MNPEIREFIGRSAYCQREVRTLAGMLPADNAALDALIGETVVTSDQREFLFLVMAALSAGRPVSARHLALGTVLIPDPWTLGGIVTHMQGDIATPLVEAVRNVFLPPNIVANALFLAAHWHEEHSGGKLPGPLIGAARVAVRNKTNGQADWALLHAVALISGDEGLYTLVLENRGLKKGDATLEEWNKGVKKLGDNTLDIWRRDPIGLVPEKHQAELATANTMRRAVSRIGRNEPCPCGSGKKYKHCCIEKDQERLRHSTEIAGMTEAELHANPEPFLTAVRIEQYQGHEVARFDPRKIAPGLHVDFLAKLCRCKLLDAVVEAMEKLGYRDELKEPWEQISLRVARAGRKDLVERMMKLNPEGGTKTHDGHLLLMMAEADPVALNNHLMESVQRMLADDEVKELSNFAWALLQSRLCPLGILVARSLIPILPQQDAARLLTDILVARDLLLLPPDEPFSDIMDKRFLDQRPDEGKDAEALREALRKLDAKVQEVQRYKESVQRLQKEVARREQLATTSATTVIAPKAPVDAKALEELRQKVQTLKSSLKERHQERNTLRQELQKAHTDLDSLRQKAAAPVPAGNGPETDREEDWLLPQDAPENQPVRVIEFPRNFQDSLASLPRSVARGTLTMLGRLAAGEPAAFVGAVRLKACPGIMRHRIGIDFRLLFRLLPDRVQVVDLIPRQDLERKIKTLV
- a CDS encoding response regulator, with amino-acid sequence MKTENEVEILLVEDNPSDVELTLHTLKKNRLANNIHVVRDGAEALDFLFCRGAYASRSPNHPPKVVLLDLKLPKVDGMEVLRQIRGDARMRLLPVVIMTSSREERDVIESYKLGVNSYIVKPMDFDQFSESVRQVGYYWLLLNQPPIL